The sequence CGTGAAGGGCCCTGGCAGCTTCGTTCCAACGGGTGAGCTGAGACGACGTCGCGGCCCGTGTCTTTGCCAATTGGTCCGCGAGGTAATCAATCGCAGGCTCACGAACCTCAAGGACTTCACGGGATGCGCGCTCGTACTCCTCGAAGCTCTGGTCCAGCCGGTCGAGTGTCAGTTCCACCATCGCCGTGATGTCACCCGAGTGGGACGCATCAAGCGCCGTGTAGTAACGCGCTCGGTCCTCAACGAGTAGGACGATAGCCGGATAGTGCTCCCGCATCAGCAACAGGTTGGCGAGCAATCTCCCTGTCCGTCCGTTTCCATCCACGAACGGATGGATCGTTTCGAACCACGCATGCGCGATGGCGCAGACGACCACTGGGTGCTCGCTCTTGGCCCCAGCCAACCACTCTCCGAACGTCCGCATCTCCTCCGGCACCCGGACGGCTTCCGGAGGCACATGCTCCGTGCCACCGATCCGCACGTTGATGCGCCGATAGACACCGGCATTCTCCGGGTCGATTCCGCGCAGGACGATGCCGTGCATCTCACGAACGTCCCGTTCGCCCAGCACGGAGTCCTTGTTGGCCAGCGCCTCCACGAAGTCGAGCGCATGCGCGAGGTTCACCGCCTCGAAGTGGTCCTTGAGCGACTTGCCCGCGATGGTGATGCCGTCCTCCACCACCGCGCGGGTCTCCGGCAGGGTCAGCCGGTTCCCCTCGATCGCGTTCGAGTTGTACGTGTGGTGGATCCGGAACCAGTGCCGCAGGCTCTGCACCGCGGCAGGCGGCATCCGCGTGGCACGCAGCCGGCGCATCCGCTCGGTTGCCTGCCGCAGCCTGGGCTCGATGCTCTCGCTCCACCGGTACGGATACACGCCAACCACCTCCGCTCCCCACTGTAACGCCGTCGCCCCCTTTCACCTCGCAGGGGCGCACGGGGCCCTCTCGTGCACATTGCAATCCGGGCGTGAACCGCGCTCCCGCAACCCCTCGGAATGGCTGGGCCTGACCGGGGCCCGCTCCGGTACGGCGGATGCTCATGGGGGGAGCCCGATATGTGCGCTCCCGAAATCGCCTCCCGGCTGCTCCCCCTGCTGCTGACCCAGGCCTCCCCCGAGGCCCCGTCCGCGCTCTCCCGGCTTCAGGTCGAGGGCGGCGTCGATGCCTCCTTCGCCTACAACTTCAACCGCCCTCACAGCGGCGTGAACTTCCTGCCCGGCACCGGCACCACCGCCCGGCGGCACGATGAAGTGACCGTCAACCTGGCCTCGCTGGGCGTGAGCCTGGCGCCCGAACCCGTGGGCTTCCGAGTCCTGCTCGGCTTCGGCACCGGCATCGACGTCCTGCACCGCGCGGAGCCGGAGGCGGACGCCACCGGCCCGGACGTCTGGCGTTACGTGCAGCAGGCCTCGCTGTCCTTCGCGCACGGGCCCCTGACCCTGGAAGCGGGCATCTACCCCAGCCACATCGGCATGGAGTCCTTTCAATCGCAGCTCAACTGGACCTACACCCGCTCGTGGACGGGCGAGTACTCGCCCTATTACCAGACAGGCCTCAAGGGCACCTGGCGCTTCACGGACCACTGGAGCGCGCAGCTCCAGTTGCTCAATGGCTGGCAGACCATCGGTGACAACAACGGCGGCAAGGCCCTGGGCACCCAGGTCGCCTACGCGGACGACCGGTGGAGCGCGGCCTTCAACACCTTCGTGGGCAACGAGGGCTCCGGTGACGCCGGGGCCCTGCGCCTGTTCGCGGACACCGTCGTCACGGTGAAGGCCACCGGCACCGTGAGCATCGCCGCCACCGCGGACGTGGGCAGGCAGGCCCGCCCGGGCACCTCCGCCGCGCTCTGGTACGCGGCGGGCGCCAACGTGCGCGTCCAGCTCGCGGAGCCCGTGGCCATCACCGCGCGCGCGGAGGTGTACCGCGACCGAGACGGCCTGCTCAGCGGCACCGCGCAGACCCTGTCCGAAGGCACGCTCACCCTGGAAGTTCGGCCCGCGGATCACCTCGTCCTCAAGGCCGAGGCCCGCCACGACCGCTCCACCCGGAGCGTCTTCGACGGCCCGTCGCCACCCCTTCCACGCCAACACCAGACGCTGCTCGCCGTCGGCGCGGTCGCCACTTTCTGAACCCCGAAGCGGAGCCACCCCTCATGACCTTCGAATACGTCGCCGGCATCGCGCTCGCGGTGCTGCTGTCCGCCTATCTCGTCTACGCGCTGCTTCAGCCCGAGCGCTTCTGAGGACCCCGCCATGACCCTCATCGGCTGGTCGCAGACCCTGCTGTTCTTCGCCCTGGTGCTCGCGCTGACAAAGCCCGTGGGCGCGTACCTCTTCCGCGTCTTCGAAGCAGACACGCAGCCCCTACCCCGAGTGCTCGGCCCCGTCGAGCGCATCCTCCTGCGTCTGTGCGGCGTGAACCGCGAACAGGAGCAGACCTGGGGCCAGTACACCGTCGCCCTGCTCGCGTTCAGCCTGTTCAGCCTGCTGGGCGTCTACGCCCTCCAGCGCCTCCAGCACGTGCTCCCCTTCAACCCACAGGGACTGCCCGCCGTGGGTCCGGAGCTCGCCTTCAACACCGCCGCCAGCTTCGTGGCCAACACCAACTGGCAGTCGTACGCGGGCGAATCCACCATGAGCTACGCCACCCAGATGCTGGGCCTGACGTGGCAGAACTTCACGTCCGCCGCCACGGGCCTGGGCGTCGCGCTCGCGCTGGCACGCGGCCTCACCCGCCGGGCCGGCCCCGAAGGCCGCAAGACGCTGGGCAACTTCTGGGTGGACCTGGTGCGCGGCACGCTCTACGTGCTCCTGCCCCTGAGCTTCGTCGCGGCCCTGTTCTTCGTGTCGCAGGGCGTGCTCCAGAACCTCGCGCCGTACCCCGAGCACCTCACCGTGGAGGGCGTGAAGCAGACGCTCGCCTTCGGGCCGGTGGCCTCGCAGGAGGCCATCAAGATGCTGGGCACCAACGGCGGCGGCTTCTTCAACGCCAACAGCGCCCACCCCTTCGAGAACCCGACGCCGCTCACCAACCTGGTCCAATTGCTGCTCATCTTCGTGCTGCCCGCGGGCCTGACGTACACCTACGGCAAGATGACCGGCGACACGAAGCAGGGCTGGGCCCTCTTCGCCGCCATGTCCGTCCTCTTCCTCGTGGGCGCGGCGGCAAGCTACGCCGCCGAGTCCCAGCCCAACCCCGCGCTCGTCCCGTCGCAGGTCGCCCAGGCCGGGAACCTGGAGGGCAAGGAGACGCGCTTCGGCGTCGCGGCCTCCACGCTGTTCGCCACCGTCACCACGGACGCGTCGTGCGGCGCGGTCAATGCCATGCATGACAGCTTCACGCCGCTGGGCGGGCTGGTGCCGCTGGTCAACATGCAGCTGGGCGAGGTCATCTTCGGCGGCGTGGGCGCGGGCCTCTACGGCATCCTCGTGATGGCCGTCCTCGCCGTGTTCATCGCGGGCCTGATGGTGGGCCGCACCCCGGAGTTCCTCGGCAAGAAGGTCGAAGCGCGCGAGATGAAGCTCGCGATGCTGTATGTGCTCGTCTTCCCGCTGGTCATCCTGGGCCTGTCCGCGGTGGCGGCCGTGATTCCGCAGGGCACGTCGTCGCTCAACAACGCGGGCCCGCATGGCCTGTCGGAAATCCTCTACGCGTTCACCAGCGGCGTGGCCAACAACGGCAGCGCCTTCGCGGGCCTCAACGCCAACACGCCGTTCTGGAACCTCAGCCTGGGCGTGTCGATGCTCGCGGGCCGCTTCCTGATGATGGTGCCGGTGCTGGCGCTGGCGGGCTCGCTGGTGGGCAAGAAGGCCGTGGCTCCCGGGCCCGGCACCTTCCCCACGGAGGGCGTCCTCTTCACCGGTCTGCTCGTGAGCGTCGTCGTCATCGTGGGCGCGCTGACGTTCTTCCCCGTCCTGTCCCTGGGCCCCATCGTCGAGCACTTCCTCGGCGCGGCCGGAAAGGTGTACTGACCATGGCTCCCGCCTCCAAGCCGGCCTCCCTGCTGGATCCGGCGCTGCTCAAGCCCGCCGTCTGGGAGAGCCTCAAGAAGCTCCACCCGCGCGACGTGGCCCGCAACCCGGTGATGTTCGTGGTGTGGGCCGGCAGCCTCCTCACCACGGTGTTCGTCCTCAAGGACCTCGTGTCGCGCCAGCCGGACAGCGCACCCGCGTGGTTCACCGTGTCGGTGATGCTGTGGCTGTGGTTCACCGTCCTCTTCGCCAACTTCGCGGAGGCCGTGGCGGAAGGGCGAGGCAAGGCCCAGGCGAGCGCCCTGCGCCGCATGCGTCAGGACACCCAGGCCCGCCGCCTCCACGACGACGGCCGCGAGGAGCGCGTCGGCGCTCCCGCCCTGCGCAAGGGCGACCGCGTGGTGTGCGAGGCCGGCGACGTCATCCCTGGCGACGGCGAGGTGGTGGAGGGCATCGCCAGCGTGGACGAGTCCGCCGTCACCGGCGAGTCCGCCCCCGTCATCCGCGAGTCCGGCGGCGACCGCTCGGCCGTCACGGGCGGCACGAAGGTGCTCTCCGACCGCATCGTCGTCCGCATCAGCGTGGATCCGGGCGAGTCGTTCCTCGACCGGATGATTGGCCTGGTGGAGGGCGCGGCACGCAAGAAGACGCCCAACGAAATCGCCCTGCACATCCTGCTGGTGGGCCTCACGCTGGTGTTCCTGCTGGCATGCGTGACGCTGGTGCCCATGGCGCGCTACTCCGGGGTGCCGCTGTCCGGCACGGCGGTGGTGGCGCTGCTCGTGTGCCTCATCCCCACGACCATCGGCGGCCTCTTGAGCGCCATTGGCATCGCGGGCATGGACCGGCTCTTGCGCAAGAACGTGCTCGCGCTCAGCGGCCGCGCGGTGGAGGCGGCGGGGGACGTGGACACGCTGCTGCTCGACAAGACGGGCACCATCACC comes from Corallococcus macrosporus and encodes:
- a CDS encoding Fic family protein; translated protein: MYPYRWSESIEPRLRQATERMRRLRATRMPPAAVQSLRHWFRIHHTYNSNAIEGNRLTLPETRAVVEDGITIAGKSLKDHFEAVNLAHALDFVEALANKDSVLGERDVREMHGIVLRGIDPENAGVYRRINVRIGGTEHVPPEAVRVPEEMRTFGEWLAGAKSEHPVVVCAIAHAWFETIHPFVDGNGRTGRLLANLLLMREHYPAIVLLVEDRARYYTALDASHSGDITAMVELTLDRLDQSFEEYERASREVLEVREPAIDYLADQLAKTRAATSSQLTRWNEAARALHESFMDFATQLEARFPKDRRPSLKVSHLSALTEHQWAALHQAHSSFVLFSIHGENQGRRMQITFLASPPERDLTGSIMRPPSIRMNAPSGGPITERFASAVPTGHTFNVTRAGFTIEVERGVSAIKLATEIWTYAINTYLLPR
- a CDS encoding porin, with product MCAPEIASRLLPLLLTQASPEAPSALSRLQVEGGVDASFAYNFNRPHSGVNFLPGTGTTARRHDEVTVNLASLGVSLAPEPVGFRVLLGFGTGIDVLHRAEPEADATGPDVWRYVQQASLSFAHGPLTLEAGIYPSHIGMESFQSQLNWTYTRSWTGEYSPYYQTGLKGTWRFTDHWSAQLQLLNGWQTIGDNNGGKALGTQVAYADDRWSAAFNTFVGNEGSGDAGALRLFADTVVTVKATGTVSIAATADVGRQARPGTSAALWYAAGANVRVQLAEPVAITARAEVYRDRDGLLSGTAQTLSEGTLTLEVRPADHLVLKAEARHDRSTRSVFDGPSPPLPRQHQTLLAVGAVATF
- the kdpF gene encoding K(+)-transporting ATPase subunit F yields the protein MTFEYVAGIALAVLLSAYLVYALLQPERF
- the kdpA gene encoding potassium-transporting ATPase subunit KdpA: MTLIGWSQTLLFFALVLALTKPVGAYLFRVFEADTQPLPRVLGPVERILLRLCGVNREQEQTWGQYTVALLAFSLFSLLGVYALQRLQHVLPFNPQGLPAVGPELAFNTAASFVANTNWQSYAGESTMSYATQMLGLTWQNFTSAATGLGVALALARGLTRRAGPEGRKTLGNFWVDLVRGTLYVLLPLSFVAALFFVSQGVLQNLAPYPEHLTVEGVKQTLAFGPVASQEAIKMLGTNGGGFFNANSAHPFENPTPLTNLVQLLLIFVLPAGLTYTYGKMTGDTKQGWALFAAMSVLFLVGAAASYAAESQPNPALVPSQVAQAGNLEGKETRFGVAASTLFATVTTDASCGAVNAMHDSFTPLGGLVPLVNMQLGEVIFGGVGAGLYGILVMAVLAVFIAGLMVGRTPEFLGKKVEAREMKLAMLYVLVFPLVILGLSAVAAVIPQGTSSLNNAGPHGLSEILYAFTSGVANNGSAFAGLNANTPFWNLSLGVSMLAGRFLMMVPVLALAGSLVGKKAVAPGPGTFPTEGVLFTGLLVSVVVIVGALTFFPVLSLGPIVEHFLGAAGKVY